The DNA region CTTCAACGGGCGCGGGGCCGTCGCCATCGGCGTGGTCAAGCAGTCCACCGCCAACCCGCTGGACGTCTCCAAGGCGGTGAACGAGGCGCTGCCGAAGATTCGCGCCGCCCTGCCCGAGGGCATGGGGGTGGATGTCGGCTACGACAGCTCCGTCTTCATCGCCAAGTCGATCGACGCGGTGTTCAGCACGATCTTCGAGGCCATCGTCCTGGTCGTGCTGGTCATCTTCGTGTTCCTGCGCAGCTTCCGCGCCACGCTGGTGCCGCTGGTGACCATCCCGGTGTCGCTGATCGGCGGCTTCGCGCTGATGTACGCCTTCGGCTTCTCGGTCAACACGCTGACCCTGCTGTCCATGGTGCTGGCCATCGGCCTCGTCGTGGACGACGCCATCGTGATGCTGGAGAACATCTACCGCCACATCGAGGAGGGCGTGCCGCCCTTCCAGGCCGCCTTGCAGGGATCGAAGGAGATCGGCTTCGCGGTCATCGCGATGACCATCACGCTGGCCGCGGTCTACGCGCCCATCGGCTTCATGACCGGGCGCACCGGCCGCCTTTTCTCCGAGTTCGCGCTGACGCTGGCGGGGGCGGTGATCGTGTCGGGCTTCGTCGCCCTGACGCTGTCGCCGATGATGTGCTCCAAGCTGCTGAAGCACCAGACCAAGCACAACGCGCTCTACAACGCCATTGAGCGGCTGCTGAACGGGCTGACCAACGGCTACCGGTCCGTCCTCCGCCTGTCGCTGAAGGCGCGCCCGCTGGTGCTGCTGGTCGGCGCGGTGGTGGCGGGGCTCAGCTACACGCTGTTCACCGGGCTGAAGTCGGAACTGGCGCCGGTCGAGGACCGCGGCACCATCGTTGGCATTGCCATCGCGCCGGAGGGCTCGACCCTCGACTACACGGAAAGCTACGCCAAGCGGATGGAGGACCTGTTCCGCCAGATCCCCATCGTCGAGAAGTTCTTCGTCGTGGTCGGCTTCCCGGTGGTCAACCAGGGCATCTCCTTCGTCCGCCTGATCGACTGGGACCAGCGCGACGTGAAGCAGCAGGCGATCACCGCCCAGCTCTTCCCCAAAATGTTCGGCATTCCCGGCATCCTCGCCTTCGTGACCAACCCGCCGTCGCTGGGCCAGAGCCCGGTGGACAAGCCGGTCAACTTCGTCATCCAAAGCTCGCTGCCCTACGACGAGCTTCAGAAAATGGTCGACGGGCTGATGGCGGAAGCGCGGAAGTTCCCCGGCCTGACCAACCTCGACACCGACCTGAAGCTGAACAAGCCGGAACTGCGCATCACCATCGACCGCGACAAGGCCGCCGACCTCGGGGTGGACGTGGAGACGGTGGGCCGGACGCTGGAAACGCTGCTGGGCGGGCGGCAGGTCACCCGCTTCAAGAAGGAGGGCAAGCAGTACGACGTGGTGGTCCAGGTCGGCGACGTCGACCGCCGCAACCCGGACGACATCGCCTCCATCTATGTCCGCGGCACGCCGACCATGGCGTCGGAAGCCGGTGTGGCCACCAGCACCGGGGCGATGATCTCGCTCGCCAACCTCGTCCGCATCGAGGAGCGGGTGGCGCCCAAGGAGCTGAACCACTTCAACAAGCTGCGCTCCGTCACCATCACCGCCACGCTGGCGCCGGGCACCTCGCTGGGCGAGGCGCTGGGCTATCTCCAGGCGGCGGCGAACCGGGTGCTGCCGGCCACCGCCCAGACCGACTATGCGGGGCAGAGCCGCGAGTTCCGGGAATCGGCGACCGGCCTGTACTTCGTCTTCATCCTGGCGCTGGCCTTCATCTATCTGGTGCTGGCGGCGCAGTTCGAGAGCTTCATCGATCCCTTCGTGATCATGCTGACGGTGCCGCTGTCGATGACCGGGGCGCTGGCCGCCCTGCATTTCACCGGAGGGACGATGAACGTCTACAGCCAGATCGGCTTGGTGACGCTCGTCGGCCTCATCACCAAGCACGGCATCCTGATCGTGGAGTTCGCCAACCAGCTCCAGCGCGAGGGGGTGGACATCCGCAAGGCGGTGGAGGAGGCCGCCGTGCTGCGCCTGCGCCCGATTCTGATGACCACGGGCGCCATGGTGCTGGGCGCCGTGCCGCTCGCCAACGCCCATGGGGCGGGCGCGGAGAGCCGGCAGGCCATCGGTGCGGTGATCGTCGGCGGCATGCTGCTGGGCACCTTCCTGACGCTGTTCGTGGTGCCGACGGTCTACAGCTACATCGCCAGGAAGAAGCCCCTCCCGGCGGTGGACGGCTCCGCCAGCCACCCGACCGGCCATCCGCCCACAGGCGCGCACCCGCAGCCGGCGGAGTGATCGTCGGCCAAGGAGTTGCATCTCATAAGCGGTGTGAATGGAAGCGAGGTTCCCTCTCCCCTCTGGGGAGGGAGTTTAGGGTGAGGGGGTTGCGCGTCGCGGCACGTCCGGCAGAAGCGCAACCCCCTCACCGGCCCTTCGGGCCACCCTCTCCCCGGAAGGGGAAAGGGTTAAGGAGGCCATCAGGGCGCCCCGAGCCCGTTCAGCGGCTCGACGTCGACGCTGACGGACAGCGTGTGGCCGGCGGCCCCCATCAGGACGCCGCGGGCGGGGCTGACGTCGTCGTAGTCGCGGCCCCAGGCGATGGTGATGAAGTCCTGGTCGGCGCGGCGCGCGTTGGTCGGGCAGACGTCGATCCAGCCGGCCTCGGCGCCGCACCAGACGGAGGCCCAGGCGTGGCTGACGTCGGCGCCGATCAGGCGCGGCCGGCCCGGCGGGGGCAGGGTGCGCAGATAGCCGGAGACGTAGCGGGCGGGCAGTCCCATGGCGCGCACGCAGCCGACCACGATGTGGGCGAAGTCCTGGCAGACGCCGCGGCGGTGCCGCATCACCTCGGCCATCGGGGTGGCGATCGTTGTCGCGGTGGGGTCGAAAGTGAAATCGTCGTGGATGCGCCGCATCAGGTCCAGCGCGGCCTCCGCCGCCGGGCGGCCGGGCGTGAAGGACTGCGCGGCGTACTCCTGGAGCGTCGGGCTGGCCGCCACCAGCGTGCTGTCGAAGCGGTACTGGACCACTTCTGCCCCGTCCTCCGGGCCGCTCAGGCCGCCCAGCGAATCGCGCACATGTTCCCAGGACGGCGTCGACGCGGCGTCCAGCGGCGGCGGCGGCCCGACCTCCACCTCGCTTTCCGCGGTGACGACCAGTTGCCGGTGCGGCTCCTGCATCGCGACGTAGGTGACCGTGTTGCCGAAATAGTCGGCGTGGGACGACTGCACCGCCGGGGCCGGCAGGATGGTCAGCGCGCTGCGGTGGACGCGCTGGCGCGGGTGCGGGCGGGCCGTCAGGTGCAGCAGGTGGTGCGACACCGACACGTCCTCGCCATACTCGTAGCGGGTCGTGTGGCGCACGCGGAAGCGGACGCCGAATCCATCGCCGGAGGGATCGTCAGCGGGGGCCGCGCCGGCCACGGTCGGGGAAAGGTCAGGCCGGTCGGGCAAAGGCATGGCTGAAATAGGCGTGGGTCAGGAGGTTGGAAATTTCGGGCAGCGACAGGGCGAGCGAGTCGAGCAGCGTGTGAAGGGCGGTGCCCGACTCCAGGGCGTCCGGTGCGCGCAGGGAGGCGCGGGCAGCGCCGAGGATCGAGCGGGCCGAGGCGGCCGTGTCGCCCGGCACGGCCTGCGAACCGCTGGGCAGGGCCGCGACGTGCCGCTCCAGCGCCGCCAGTTGGAAATCCAGGGCGCGCGGGTTGGACTCGTCGGCCAGCAGCAGCTCCAGCACCGGGCGGCGGCGCACGCTGGTCAGGTAGCGCGACCGGTAGGTCATTACGCTTTCCCCCAACTCCAGAAGCACGCTCAGCGTCGCCACCTGGACCGGCTCGTCCTGGCGGTCGAGCGCGTGGACCTGGATGCCGCGCATCACCGAGATGATGTGGAGCGCCCGCTCGATGCGCCGGCCGATGTCAAGGAAGCGCCAGCCCTGGCCGCGCGTCATGCTCTCCTGCTCCAGCCCGGCGATGGCGGCGAGGCTGGTCATCAGGTCGTCCAGCCGCAGCAGCATGGCGGCGGCGTCGAGTTTGTGCGCCGGCGGCTGGCTCTGCCGCTCCAGCATGGTCACCACCCGCCACATGTCGAGCGACAGGCGGTCGCGCACAGAATAGGCGGTGCGGTGCACCCGCTGCACCTGGGCGCGCAAGCTGTTGGGATGGTCGGGATCGACGACGGAGCTGTAGAGCGCCGCCCGCAGCGCCCTCCCGCCGCCAAGCGACGTGACCCGCGTCAGGTCCCAGGGGATCATGCCCTCCCACGCCATCAGGTGGAGCAGCGGGCGGAGCTGGAGCGACGCGCCCGGCACGTTGCCGTCGGTCAGGCGGGAATGGGTGGAGCGCAGCAGGCGCACCGTGCCCTCCGACCGCTCCGCGTAGCGGCCCAGCCAGTAGAGGCT from Azospirillum brasilense includes:
- a CDS encoding efflux RND transporter permease subunit, encoding MVLSDISIRRPVLATVMSLALMLIGIVSYQRLSVREYPKIDEPVVTVETTYKGASAEIIESQVTQILEDSLSGIEGIDVMSSISRAEKSQITLRFRLDRNVDTAASDVRDRVGRVRAQLPNEIDEPVIAKVEADAQPIIYLAFSSDRHSPLDVTDFADRYVKDRLQNLPGVAQVRIFGERRFAMRLWLDPQRMAAYRVTPQDVENALRKQNVEIPAGRVESKAREFTVVSETDLRTPEEFDRIILRDDGGYLVRLKDVGRAELGARDERVSARFNGRGAVAIGVVKQSTANPLDVSKAVNEALPKIRAALPEGMGVDVGYDSSVFIAKSIDAVFSTIFEAIVLVVLVIFVFLRSFRATLVPLVTIPVSLIGGFALMYAFGFSVNTLTLLSMVLAIGLVVDDAIVMLENIYRHIEEGVPPFQAALQGSKEIGFAVIAMTITLAAVYAPIGFMTGRTGRLFSEFALTLAGAVIVSGFVALTLSPMMCSKLLKHQTKHNALYNAIERLLNGLTNGYRSVLRLSLKARPLVLLVGAVVAGLSYTLFTGLKSELAPVEDRGTIVGIAIAPEGSTLDYTESYAKRMEDLFRQIPIVEKFFVVVGFPVVNQGISFVRLIDWDQRDVKQQAITAQLFPKMFGIPGILAFVTNPPSLGQSPVDKPVNFVIQSSLPYDELQKMVDGLMAEARKFPGLTNLDTDLKLNKPELRITIDRDKAADLGVDVETVGRTLETLLGGRQVTRFKKEGKQYDVVVQVGDVDRRNPDDIASIYVRGTPTMASEAGVATSTGAMISLANLVRIEERVAPKELNHFNKLRSVTITATLAPGTSLGEALGYLQAAANRVLPATAQTDYAGQSREFRESATGLYFVFILALAFIYLVLAAQFESFIDPFVIMLTVPLSMTGALAALHFTGGTMNVYSQIGLVTLVGLITKHGILIVEFANQLQREGVDIRKAVEEAAVLRLRPILMTTGAMVLGAVPLANAHGAGAESRQAIGAVIVGGMLLGTFLTLFVVPTVYSYIARKKPLPAVDGSASHPTGHPPTGAHPQPAE
- a CDS encoding transglutaminase family protein, producing the protein MAGAAPADDPSGDGFGVRFRVRHTTRYEYGEDVSVSHHLLHLTARPHPRQRVHRSALTILPAPAVQSSHADYFGNTVTYVAMQEPHRQLVVTAESEVEVGPPPPLDAASTPSWEHVRDSLGGLSGPEDGAEVVQYRFDSTLVAASPTLQEYAAQSFTPGRPAAEAALDLMRRIHDDFTFDPTATTIATPMAEVMRHRRGVCQDFAHIVVGCVRAMGLPARYVSGYLRTLPPPGRPRLIGADVSHAWASVWCGAEAGWIDVCPTNARRADQDFITIAWGRDYDDVSPARGVLMGAAGHTLSVSVDVEPLNGLGAP